One segment of Porticoccus hydrocarbonoclasticus MCTG13d DNA contains the following:
- the sucC gene encoding ADP-forming succinate--CoA ligase subunit beta: MNLHEYQAKQLFAEYGLPVSEGIAAETVKEAVAAADVIGGDRWVVKAQVHAGGRGKAGGVKLVTSRAEIEAFAREWLGNRLVTYQTDSSGQPVSRVLVESVTNIAQELYLGAVIDRSTRRVVFMASTEGGVEIEKVAEETPEKILKAIIDPLTGAQPYQARELGFKLGLNAEQIKQFTKLFLGLSKLFHDYDLALLEINPLVITDEGSLHCLDGKINIDSNAMYRQKKLQGMHDPSQEDAREAHAARWDLNYVALDGNIGCMVNGAGLAMGTMDIVKLHGGQPANFLDVGGGATKERVVEAFKIILSDDKVEAVLINIFGGIVRCDLIAEGVIGAVEEVGVKVPVVVRLEGNNAELGSKLLADSGLNIIAATSLTDAAEQVVKAAEGNQ, encoded by the coding sequence ATGAACCTTCACGAATATCAGGCAAAGCAGCTATTTGCTGAGTATGGTCTGCCAGTATCCGAGGGCATCGCAGCAGAAACGGTCAAGGAAGCCGTTGCCGCTGCTGATGTGATTGGCGGTGACCGCTGGGTGGTAAAAGCCCAGGTACATGCTGGTGGCAGGGGTAAAGCGGGGGGTGTCAAACTGGTGACATCCAGAGCAGAAATTGAAGCCTTTGCCCGGGAGTGGCTGGGTAATCGTCTGGTGACGTACCAGACAGACAGTAGTGGACAACCTGTAAGCCGGGTTCTCGTTGAGTCTGTCACAAACATTGCCCAGGAGTTATACCTTGGTGCCGTCATCGACCGATCAACCCGTCGCGTGGTTTTTATGGCCTCGACAGAAGGCGGCGTTGAAATCGAGAAGGTTGCGGAAGAAACCCCAGAGAAAATTCTCAAGGCGATAATTGATCCGCTCACAGGAGCACAGCCCTACCAGGCTCGTGAACTGGGTTTTAAGCTGGGCCTCAACGCTGAGCAGATTAAACAGTTCACCAAGCTATTTCTTGGCCTGTCAAAATTGTTCCATGATTATGATCTTGCATTGCTGGAGATTAATCCCCTGGTCATCACTGACGAAGGCAGTCTGCATTGTCTCGACGGCAAGATTAATATCGACAGCAATGCCATGTATCGTCAGAAAAAACTGCAGGGTATGCACGATCCCTCTCAGGAAGATGCCCGCGAGGCCCACGCCGCCAGATGGGATCTCAACTATGTGGCCCTGGACGGAAATATCGGCTGTATGGTGAATGGTGCCGGTCTCGCCATGGGGACGATGGATATTGTCAAATTGCACGGAGGTCAACCAGCTAACTTTCTTGATGTAGGTGGTGGTGCGACCAAAGAACGCGTGGTTGAGGCCTTTAAAATTATCCTCTCTGACGACAAGGTCGAAGCGGTTTTGATCAATATTTTCGGTGGCATTGTTCGCTGTGATCTGATTGCGGAGGGCGTTATCGGTGCCGTTGAAGAAGTGGGCGTGAAGGTTCCTGTAGTGGTGCGCTTGGAAGGCAATAATGCCGAGCTTGGCTCCAAGCTTCTTGCTGACAGCGGATTGAATATTATTGCGGCCACCAGCCTTACTGATGCGGCGGAGCAAGTGGTAAAAGCAGCGGAGGGTAACCAGTAA
- the htpG gene encoding molecular chaperone HtpG, with product MTVETHGFQTEAKQLLHLMIHSLYSNREIFLRELISNASDAADKLRFEALSDNELYDGDSDLQIKIDLDPDAGIITLHDNGVGMSKEEVIENLGTIAKSGTAQFLNTLSGDQRKDAQLIGQFGVGFYSAFIVADKVVVETRRAGANLNQAVRWTCEGEAEYTIEDIEKPSRGTSITLHLKDDALEFASQLRVHNIVKKYSDHIGIPVAVRKPDPDADENAEAPVYKYEVINKASALWTCPRNEITDEEYKEFYKHITHDFVEPLVWSHNRVEGKLDYTSLLYVPGHAPFDLYNRDVARGLKLYIQRTFIMDDASQFLPSYLRFIRGVLDSNDLPLNVSREILQHSPAVDSIRSALVKRVLDMLDKMAKESPDDYDKMWKEFGTVLKEGPAEDYANRERIAGLLRFATTKTEDEKETTSLADYLSRMKEGQEKIYYLVADNMIAARNSAYLEVFRKRNVEVLLLTERLDEWTISHIHEFEGKVLQDIAKGELEDTILTDDSENKDSNGEKKQASSELIDKIASCLSDKVETVRETRRLTDSPACLVYAEDALSPQMRKLMEAAGQPVPTDKPTLEINVHHPLINQLSKEEDTERCADLVSLLYDQAVLSAGDQLDNPSLFVRRLNQLLFEGAS from the coding sequence ATGACTGTTGAAACCCACGGTTTTCAAACAGAGGCCAAACAGCTTCTGCACCTGATGATTCACTCCCTCTACAGTAATCGGGAAATCTTTCTCAGGGAGTTGATTTCAAATGCTTCAGACGCCGCAGACAAATTGCGATTCGAGGCTCTGTCCGATAATGAACTTTACGATGGCGATAGTGACCTGCAGATCAAAATAGATCTGGATCCCGACGCGGGTATCATCACCCTGCATGATAATGGTGTCGGTATGTCGAAGGAGGAGGTGATTGAGAACCTTGGTACGATTGCCAAATCCGGTACAGCTCAATTTTTAAACACGCTCTCGGGAGATCAGCGCAAAGATGCCCAGTTGATCGGCCAGTTTGGTGTCGGTTTTTATTCTGCGTTTATTGTCGCTGACAAAGTTGTTGTAGAAACGCGTCGCGCAGGTGCTAACCTGAATCAGGCTGTGCGCTGGACCTGTGAAGGGGAAGCTGAATACACCATCGAAGATATAGAAAAGCCGTCCAGAGGCACCTCCATTACCTTGCATTTAAAAGATGATGCACTGGAATTTGCCAGTCAGCTTCGGGTGCACAATATCGTCAAAAAATATTCAGACCACATCGGTATTCCCGTAGCTGTCAGAAAACCGGACCCTGATGCAGATGAAAATGCGGAAGCGCCGGTTTATAAATATGAAGTGATTAATAAAGCGTCTGCCCTGTGGACGTGCCCGCGCAATGAGATAACCGACGAGGAATATAAAGAGTTCTATAAGCACATCACTCATGATTTTGTAGAGCCGCTGGTCTGGTCTCACAACCGGGTCGAGGGCAAGCTGGATTACACAAGTCTGCTCTATGTGCCGGGACATGCACCTTTTGATCTCTATAATCGTGACGTTGCCCGGGGGCTGAAACTGTACATTCAGCGCACCTTTATAATGGATGATGCTTCGCAGTTCCTACCCTCATACTTGCGTTTTATTCGAGGGGTCCTGGATTCCAACGATCTGCCACTGAATGTCTCGCGGGAAATTCTACAACACAGTCCCGCTGTGGACTCCATTCGTTCCGCACTGGTAAAGCGCGTGCTGGATATGCTGGACAAGATGGCCAAAGAGTCACCGGATGACTATGACAAAATGTGGAAGGAGTTCGGTACCGTTTTGAAGGAGGGGCCGGCAGAGGATTATGCGAACCGTGAGCGGATTGCGGGACTCCTTCGTTTTGCTACGACCAAGACAGAAGATGAAAAGGAAACCACTTCATTGGCAGATTATCTGTCCCGCATGAAGGAAGGGCAGGAAAAAATATACTATCTTGTGGCAGATAATATGATTGCAGCCCGTAACAGTGCCTACCTTGAGGTTTTCCGCAAGCGGAATGTAGAAGTGCTTTTGTTGACCGAGCGCCTCGATGAATGGACGATTTCCCATATTCATGAGTTTGAGGGTAAGGTACTGCAGGATATTGCGAAAGGAGAGCTGGAAGATACCATTCTTACTGACGACTCGGAGAATAAAGATAGTAACGGTGAGAAAAAACAGGCCTCATCAGAGCTTATCGACAAAATTGCCAGTTGCCTGAGTGACAAGGTCGAAACTGTCAGGGAAACCAGACGATTGACGGACTCTCCTGCCTGTCTGGTGTATGCTGAGGATGCATTGAGTCCGCAAATGAGAAAATTGATGGAGGCAGCCGGGCAGCCAGTTCCTACAGATAAACCGACACTCGAGATCAATGTCCATCATCCGCTTATCAATCAGCTGAGCAAGGAAGAAGATACAGAACGATGTGCTGATCTGGTGTCACTGCTTTACGATCAGGCTGTGCTGTCTGCCGGTGATCAACTGGACAATCCCAGCCTCTTCGTTCGCCGACTCAACCAGCTGTTGTTTGAGGGAGCATCATAG
- the sucD gene encoding succinate--CoA ligase subunit alpha, protein MAILINKSTRVICQGITGGQGTFHSEQAIAYGTNMVGGVTPGKGGSTHLGLPVFNTVADAVAQTAAEASVIYVPAPFCKDSILEAANAGIKLIVCITEGIPTLDMLDCKVKCDELGVRLIGPNCPGVITPGESKIGIMPGHIHLPGRVGIVSRSGTLTYEAVKQTTDSGFGQSTCVGIGGDPIPGSNFIDILALFEKDPATEAIVMIGEIGGTAEEEAALYIKHNVTKPVVSYIAGVTAPAGKRMGHAGAIIAGGKGTADEKFAALEDAGVKTVRSLAEIGNGLKDVTGW, encoded by the coding sequence ATGGCAATTTTGATCAATAAATCGACCAGGGTGATCTGTCAGGGTATTACCGGTGGTCAGGGAACCTTTCACTCCGAGCAGGCGATTGCCTACGGCACCAATATGGTGGGTGGCGTTACACCGGGTAAAGGTGGCTCAACCCACCTCGGTTTGCCAGTGTTTAACACAGTGGCTGACGCCGTTGCCCAGACGGCTGCCGAGGCATCAGTTATCTATGTACCGGCACCTTTTTGCAAGGATTCCATTCTTGAGGCTGCCAATGCGGGAATCAAATTGATTGTCTGTATTACAGAAGGTATTCCCACGCTGGATATGCTCGATTGCAAAGTTAAGTGTGATGAATTGGGTGTGCGATTGATCGGGCCAAACTGCCCCGGTGTGATCACGCCAGGTGAATCCAAAATTGGCATCATGCCCGGTCACATTCATCTGCCGGGTAGGGTGGGGATTGTATCCCGCTCTGGCACCCTGACCTATGAAGCGGTCAAGCAGACGACAGACTCCGGATTTGGTCAGTCCACCTGTGTGGGTATCGGTGGAGATCCGATACCGGGTTCCAACTTTATAGACATTCTGGCTCTGTTTGAAAAAGACCCGGCCACTGAAGCGATTGTCATGATTGGCGAGATTGGTGGTACTGCTGAAGAAGAAGCTGCCCTGTACATCAAACATAACGTTACCAAACCGGTTGTATCCTACATTGCTGGTGTGACCGCCCCGGCTGGGAAACGAATGGGCCACGCGGGCGCTATTATTGCGGGTGGCAAGGGTACGGCGGATGAAAAGTTTGCTGCTCTGGAAGATGCGGGCGTCAAAACAGTGCGCAGTTTGGCGGAGATCGGTAATGGCCTGAAGGACGTCACAGGCTGGTAG
- a CDS encoding NAD(P)H-dependent glycerol-3-phosphate dehydrogenase encodes MVAPQKIAVLGGGTFGTAIANMIATNGRNVVLWMRDEENVERCRQTRENHLYLPGYQLHENLQVSSDLHGSLKGAEVIFFSVPSSAFRTLAKDARQYIAPEAMVISTAKGIEANTFKLMSEILEEELPETRVGVISGPNLAKEIVNRAITATVIASDDERLCKEVQVLLGSPYFRVYANRDRFGVELAGALKNIYGIAAGMGAAMKMGQNTTSVLITRSLAEMSRFAAKLGANPMTFLGLSGVGDLFVTCTSPLSRNYQIGFALGEGLTLDQAVAKVGQVAEGVNTTKIIKQEAEELGIYMPLVSALYETMFNKKPVSEVLSSLMLAEQSTDVEFTAGECHERDV; translated from the coding sequence ATGGTGGCACCACAAAAAATTGCAGTTCTGGGTGGCGGTACATTTGGTACCGCCATTGCCAATATGATTGCGACCAATGGTCGCAATGTGGTTTTGTGGATGCGGGATGAAGAGAATGTTGAACGCTGCCGCCAAACACGTGAAAACCACCTCTATCTTCCTGGCTATCAGTTACACGAGAATCTACAAGTATCCAGTGACCTTCATGGAAGCCTAAAGGGGGCTGAGGTTATATTTTTTTCTGTCCCCAGTTCCGCCTTTCGCACTTTAGCGAAAGACGCCAGACAGTATATTGCTCCCGAGGCCATGGTTATCAGCACTGCCAAAGGGATTGAAGCCAACACATTCAAGCTGATGAGTGAAATCCTTGAAGAGGAACTTCCAGAGACTAGGGTTGGGGTCATCAGTGGACCCAATCTTGCCAAGGAAATCGTTAACAGAGCCATCACAGCTACAGTTATTGCCAGCGACGATGAGCGCTTATGTAAGGAAGTGCAAGTCTTGCTGGGCTCTCCCTATTTTCGCGTTTATGCCAACCGCGATCGATTTGGTGTGGAGTTGGCCGGTGCTTTAAAAAATATCTATGGGATCGCTGCCGGTATGGGTGCAGCCATGAAAATGGGACAAAATACCACCAGTGTATTAATTACCCGCAGTCTTGCAGAAATGAGCCGGTTTGCCGCCAAGCTGGGAGCGAACCCGATGACTTTTCTGGGGCTGAGCGGGGTTGGTGATTTATTCGTTACCTGTACTTCCCCGCTGAGCCGGAATTATCAGATAGGCTTTGCACTGGGTGAGGGCTTGACACTCGATCAAGCAGTTGCAAAAGTAGGGCAAGTTGCGGAGGGCGTCAACACCACCAAAATCATCAAACAGGAGGCTGAAGAATTGGGTATTTATATGCCTCTGGTCAGCGCTCTCTATGAAACCATGTTCAATAAAAAGCCGGTCAGTGAGGTGCTCAGTAGTCTGATGCTCGCTGAGCAAAGTACCGATGTTGAGTTTACTGCAGGGGAATGTCATGAAAGAGACGTTTAA